One Phyllopteryx taeniolatus isolate TA_2022b chromosome 20, UOR_Ptae_1.2, whole genome shotgun sequence genomic window, TAGTTCTACGAaggaatcaaatgtttttttgtataacCCGACTCACAGAATAATGATCGGCCACAGGAGCGTAACCTCATGGGCAGGAAGTAAAAGGAACAATCCTTTTTCTTTGGAAGGCGCGCCAGACGCAGGTCCCCTCCTCCCTTCTCCATCAGTTCGTGAGCCACCCCTCCCCTCTCATGTCCTCACGCAGCCGCAGTCTGCACGTTTCTTTTTcctcccctcctctctctcttcatCCTCACATCACCAAGCCAAAAGAGGAGCCGCCGCATCACCCCCCTGGACCCCCCCACCACCAGCagcagccgccgccgcctcctctcTTCTCTTCTCCAGCCACAGCTCCCTCCTCCAGCGGCATGGATGTAAAAGGTTGCCTCTGAACGGCTCCAGCGTCAGCTCACAGACTCAAGGTAAGCTGCATTGAGCATCCATGACATGCGGGAGTAAAATGACCAATCCTCCCTGCCCCCCACACCTTTCCCTCCCACTCCAGCATCCTTTCTGCTGACGTGGAGCAGCAGGAATATCAGCAGCAGTAACATATGGCCACTTTGGGTGCATGTTGCTGTTGTGCGAGGTGGGGTGGGTCGGCCTCCTACCACCGGTGTACATATTCTGTTAGTCAACGTGGCCTGCTATGTGCTTTGATGCCCTTCGCCCGAGCAGGGAAGCATGTCTTTGTGGGTGATTGCGTTAAAACAGTCAGTGTTGTGctcagacctctgccaagggcCTAACATTTTGGATACCCAACCTGCATGTGACTGAATTTTGTCATGTGGGATTCACTGTTATTCATTCAGATATGTTGGAAAATCATCCTTTGTATCAGAATTTCATGAGATCTGTTTCCTTAGGCCACGCACAAAGTTGAGTGAAAATCAGCTGAGTAGTCTTCACGTAATCTTGCTGAGCGATTACATTCACCCAAGGCATATTAATGAATTTACATCATTGAGATGTATGaataatttgttgttttgtaaaatgttgaaaaatgcaTCGTAACGTTGAcaaaataggggggggggggagaattaccaccattttgggggggggggggtgattaccaccattggggggggggggggcacacctCCACGAAGGCATATTAATGTTGCCATAAACTTTAGTTTTATTTGTTcacaaattaaatatttttttatattcgtGTTGACAACAGTAGGAAAAAGCCCCTATTTAACATTTGGAGCACAGTTCTCCGAGATGGCATATTAAGGAATTTTGAGCATAAACTTTAATGAATTATCTGTTcataaattaatgaaaatggcaaaatgCATATCGCATGTTGACAAGAGTGTGGGGGGTGGTGAACTCTCCTATCACAGACCTATGCGAAGGGATAATGAATGGACTGTTCACAAATGAAGTTAAAAGGCATTGCATGTTGACAAAAGTAGGGAAGAACTATTCACCAACCTTTCGAGTACAGACCTCTACGAAGGcatatttatgaatttttgtcatcaaaattcatacatatatgtgtagaaattaatgaaaatgttgaCAACAGTTGAGGAAAACCGTTACTTACCAATATTTGGGCTATACACCTCGGCCAAGGCATATTCATGAATTTTGTCACAAGAATTCATATATTATTCATTCGGAAATGTTGAAAATGCATTGCAATGTAGACAAAAGTGGTGAAAACTGTGCCGTTTGCCAAAATATCATGAGGTTCTGTCTCCCTGGGTCCGTGCCCTAACCCTATGGCCTAAACGGTTGGCAAACACTCGAAATATAAAGTGGATATGTCCTTATAGAGTTTGGCTGTGTCTTTTTAGACGGGGGCCACGATGAGCGAAGAGCCACCGGCCACCCCCAGCTGGCTGAGCCCGGAGCCCACAGCGTGGGCCAGCGGCGGGGGGCCGACGGACAACGCCAGCGTCCCGGCGACGTTCCCCGCAGAGGAATCCCTCTCGCCCCGCCAGTTGCCCCTGCTGATCAACCCGTGGGACATCGTCCTGTGCACTTCGGGGACTCTGATCGCCTGCGAGAATGCTCTGGTGGTCCTGGTGATCTGGCAGAACCCGGCGCTGCGGGCACCCATGTTCCTGCTCATCGGCAGTCTGGCTCTGGCTGACCTGCTGGCCGGCCTGGGCCTGGTGCTGCACTTCACCTGTGCCTACCTGCTCCAGTCGGACTCGGCCCAACTTCTCACTGTGGGCCTGGTGGTGGCCTCCTTCTCCGCGTCAGTCTTCAGCCTGCTGGCCATCACCATCGACCGCTATCTGTCGCTATACTACGCCCTGACCTACAACTCGGAGCGCACGGCGGCCTTCACGTACACCATGCTGGTCCTCCTGTGGGGACTCTCGCTGTGCTTGGGTCTACTTCCTGTCACAGGCGTCAACTGTCTGGCAGAGGAGGCCACGTGCAGCGTGGTGCGCCCGCTCACCAAGAACAACATTGCCGTACTCTCCGTCTCCTTCCTGCTCCTGTTCGGCCTCATGCTGCAGCTCTATGTGCAGATCTGCAAGATTGTGATGCGCCACGCCCACCAGATTGCCCTCCAGCACCACTTCCTGGCAGCCTCGCCTCACTACGTCACTACGCGGAAGGGCGTCTCCACGTTGGCCATCATCCTAGGGACATTCGCTGCCTGTTGGATGCCCTTCACTGTCTACTCGCTCATCGCCGATTACACGTACCCACCGCTGTACACCTACGCCACACTGGTGCCCGCCACCTACAATTCAGTAATCAACCCGGTCATCTACGCATTCCGGAACCAGGAGATTCAGAAGGCGCTGTGGTTGGTGTGCTGTGGCTGCGTTCCCGCCAGTGTGGCACAGCGGGCGCGGACTCCCAGTGACGTCTGACCCAGGGAACCAAGCGGTTGGGATATGGGAGGGAGGGGGCGCCCATTGGATGGTTCTCACATGGGCGAACTGACCTGGGTGGGGGTTTGAGAGGGGTGCTACCGTGGGTTGGTTGACACAAATGGGTGACTCGACCTTGGTTGGTTATAAGAGAGAGTGGCGCCCCCGGGGTCAGAGCCAGCTGACCTGTGTAGGACTTGAGAGAGTGGGGGGTGCCCCTGGGTTGGTTCACCTTATGGGTTCTGAAAGGGGGCATCCCTTGGTTGAAGCAATTTGACCTGGGTGGCACGTAAAAGAGGGGTTTGCCCCTGGGTTCGACCAAAATTACCTGGGAGGATTTGAGAAAAAGGGAGTGCCCACTGCGTTGGTTGACACAAATGGGTGAATCGACCCGGGTCGGTTCACTTGGGTGAGTTTTGAGCGAGGGTGGCACCCCTGTGCTGGAGCCAAATGATTGGTGGGTAACCTCTTGGTTGTTTCACCTTGGTGGGTTTTGACAGAGGGGGCAAAAATAGGTAAACCGATCTGGGTGGATTTTGAATACGTGGTGCCCCTGCGTTGGAACCAACTGACCTGGGTGGAGCTTGAGAGAGGGGGCAGGGGGGTGGGGATTGTTTCGCCAGTGTGAgttttgagagagagagggtcACCACTAGGTTGGATCAAACTGACCCGGGTGGGTTTTGAGAGAGGAGGTTAATCTACCAGGGGGCTGTTTTGAGAGAGGGGTGGGCCTGGACTGGAACAAACAGTCCTGGGTGGGATTTGAAAAAGGGGGACATCCTGGGGTTTGGTCCATCTGGGAGAGGTTTGAGAGGGTTAGCGCAAATTGACCTGGGTGGGTTTTGAGAAAGGGTGGTACCCCTGGGTCACATAGAGGGGCGGCATGGGAGTTAACCGGGTGGACGGTGGTTTTCTCGTCATCCCGCGAGGTTTTTGTCCCTCTTCGTTATCCTCACATGAGGCGGCTATGTTGCATGCTGCCCACCATCGCAGCCtccgcgcccccccccccccccctttttttggtGCCCCACCCTTGCCCCGCTCTGCAGAGGGTGCACATCACATGCACAACGCAGCTTCGGCCGCCACGTGCTCGTCCTTTGGGATTATTGGTCGCTCAAATGGCAGATTAAAAACCAGGCAGACGACGACAACGCCAAGCACGCAGgcctatttcattatttttttttacccctgcatcaaagtctggaGCAGCATCCATCCCCGCCCGCCTCGAACGTGCGTGGCAACCTAAAGAGGCACGGCCAGCTAAAAATAGACACCAGCTTCTCTTGTGGAAATGAGCCCTCGGTACGCTTCTTGTCTTTCACTGGAttcttgtgtgtgaatgtgtttgacACCACCATATCGataatcccccccccaccccccccattTATTTCACTGGAGGCTGCAGTGTAATGTGCATCCACCTCACTCGTATTTGCTCGATTTTTGTATGTTGACGTAGTTGAAGTTTGCATTAAGTCCATGCAAGAGAATTCCACCGTTTCGTTACTAGGATGTCAGTCAATCCATGTGACTTACCACAGCCAGtcaattaaattgaattataatataaatataaacagattAACCCATTGTGGGGTGCTTATAATAATTTAACCTACTATGTGGCACATATTGAAATAACtagaaattgttttaatttaaatattgtAACCTAAATAACCATACTTTATTTAAATACGTAAAATTTAAcatcatatacagtaattttatttgtatttaactctCGCTGAAAGggaattaatttaaataaagtatgcaaaatttttcacatttagtaaaatttgttttcattatttttacatCAAAACACCATAACTCGTACTTGGTGTATAGTACTCCTTTAcagaaattaaatatattttaagtaTCTAACttacctttttttaatatttatgacTAGATTTATATAATTTCATGTACTATAATGCCATTCTTGTGCAATGAAAAGCACGTAGCTctgatttgtgttatttttatctCCAAAAAAGATAAAGATTCTAAAATTTACAGAAAATTGGAGATTCTTTTCCTGTCAGTTCTGCCATACAGCtgtctttgtttacattttttatagtTGCCAAATATGATTGCCcacttttttattatattttttattttaagaaatacATGTACAAAATAGTCTACGGTTGACATAGTAATTCCAATAAGTGCGCTATAACTAATGTGCGTGCCCTAATAGAGTCATTGTAAAAGTGACATCTGCTTTTAGGCCAATAAAGAGCTCTCGaccttttttgtcatgttgtcagCAATAACTAACCTTTGGACGGTAGTTATTTTCTAAGAAGCGAAGCAATACTCAAGACAGCAATAACATCCACGCACACTTACTGTGATTCCTCCCCGCAGAGTGATGGCTGTGAGAGGGATAATCAAATGTGACGCAAATGCttataaaagaaaatatgaaataacaGGCTTCGTGGATGAATTTTCATTTGTTGCTTTGTCAATGTGACCTCATATGATGATGTAATTagctgattttgggtgaaaaTGGATGCAGTTCAAACTTGGAACAAGTTCAAAAAAGCAAATTGCAACAAAGCCCATTGAGTAGGACCTCAAATTAAAGCCCGTATTGAGGGCTTTCTGAatctgaaattattttgttgctgTGCCTTTATATGATTAAATCAGCTAATTTGTCTTGGTGGGAATTAATGTTCACATTTCACTTGTAACaaacaaggttaaaaaaaaaaataataatttaacaaaCTATCGAGTAAGACCTCAAATTACAGCCCAAGAGGGCTTTCCCAATCAGTAATTATTTTGCTCATATGATTATGTAATCAGCTGATTTTACATTGTGGCTTGAGCTTCTCTCATAACAAGGTgtaaaaaaaaggtgtaaaaaaaactaattgcaaCAAACCTCATTGAGCAGTGCCTCAAATTACAGCCCGTAATGAGGGCTCTCTCGATCCACCCTCATATGATGACACAATAACCAATATAGGTCTTATCAATGTCATAAATATATCAGCACAGCGTACATCTTATCACAGGCATGTCATAAGAGATACAAGTGCCCTACATGTTTTATCGTCGCTTTCCTGAGCTTGCTTGAGTGTTGTAACCTCAagtgtcttttgtgtgtgtgtttgacgtGCTAGGAGTTGCATGGCCGCATGTGGTCTCCTCATGTGAGGAGTGTGTCTCTACATACGTGGGTGTTTACCGTGTTGTGGATGCTGCTGCTGCCAGTCTTCCTTGTCTGTTCAGAGAGAATTTCCaccacatttttttgtgctcCACCGCATGCTGCTGCGACGTCATCGGACTAAAAACCCACGCTACTTGAAGCCAAAGCGAAAGAGGATGATCGATTAAATCAGCGGAAGTCCGTCAAGTGAACTCTGAATGATCTTATGAGCTAAACTGGGCCACTTCCAAATGATCTCGGAAGACTTTTGGAACGTGGCCCCGCTCAATGTTGACAtcacaacaatttaaaaaaaaaaaacaaaaaaaaagtctattttgTTATAGTCATTgaaaagttctatttttttccagCTTGAATTTCTTTATGTTGTACAATGATATCACTGCGCTGTAAAAGCCTTTTTTCTGAATGTAGTGACAAATGTTTCCTCGGAGTATGTGTAAAtattattgataataataaGGCATGCTTTCCAAATGGGGGGACTTTACCACCTTGCATGGTGCTACCAAAGCAGTCACTCTTAATGGAAGGAGTTGGGTCGCACCACTTTTTTGCCCCCCCCTGGTACAATGTAGAATTTTTTGAAAAGGGTGTGAAAAGGGCTTTTGTATCTAAGAATAGCAAAAGACTGTCACAGTTATCTGTTACACGCACAGTGAAAGTAATTGTGTAGCCAAGGAGGAGCTGGAAGTGGTTCGAGCGAACTAACCCTACACTCAAGGGGTCCTGTGAatgtctggggggggggggggattgccaCAGTAACAgcattgtgtgttgtttttaaatgtgaaatgcactttattgttattttttttggtgggtgAGGGGGAATCACGATGGCACAATTGAAGTATCTGCAAAATGAGAATCAACATGCACTAatttaactgtaaaaaaaaacatttgtgcgAAGTGTGTGCTGTCTATTTTTCCAAAGTGTTCTAGttgtactttttaattgttttggttAGTTaattttctattaaaaaaaaatctcgcaAACAAGCGTGCTGTGCAAATGACGGCTGTTTTGTTCATTCCACCCCTCTTGCTCTCTAtccggttgccatggcaactctGCTCCCGTAGCCATGGAAACAGAGGAGCCAGGTACAGTACACGTGACGACAGCGGTGGACAGTGAGGAGACTCGCCAGCCGTAAGctccattcatgtttttttttttttattattattttttattttattactctgCGGTTACAAAGCTTACACTAGACCGTATACATGACACAGTCTCAACCTGCAATCATTTTGATCACATTTACTTCCCGTTCATTATCTACAACAGGGCTGGCCAACCTTTTTATACCATCAGGAGCCATTTCAGTGTACAAAATTTAGCCATGCGCGTGGCCATTTTACAGTTATTCTagacatttccaggggtcctttaAAGCGTAACTATTCCTACTGGACCATATTTtgcatttgaaaattcagcccctgaaaacaatttcacttagcaacatgaaattttggtagacatgtctatgataagtagacccaccaaaaagtctcaagaagtcatTCCCCAAAAGAGACAGGTAGTCTGCAGTTTGGGTTTTAAACTGCGAATTTGGGGtaattttgccaattttctggGGGGTCCTTCATAGACAAATTACTATTTTGTACGATTCCTACCAAATGTGAATCATGTATGCTCAACAAATGGACAACGCTAAACAAAGAAATTTGAGATCTCGTCAATGCGTCAAGGTGTAGCATAGCAGCGAAGTTTGTTATTTTATGAGCATTTGTGGGTTGAAGATTTTTTTGgaccaaatttttttatttaaaaattcagCTTCCAAATAAAGTTTTGCTTAGCAAAATAAAACTTGGCTGCCCATCAAAAAGTCTCGGGAAACCATTTCCGAAATAACAAattctgccattttgatttgaagtgaCCAATTTAAGGCAATTTTCCCAGGGGGGCTTCAAAAATGAACTACTCGAGGAATATGAGTTTTgggcaaagtttgatgacttgcCATTAAATAAGAGACTACTAACTCACCTCAACAATGTCACGTAGACCAAGTGTCCTAAGAGATTCATGGGCGCCCTCTACCTGCGACACTGTAAAGCTGCAATAACTCCTGACACTCCTGATTTCCTTCAAATCCTCGGTCCAGATCAGATCAAATGCTCTGGCGGGCCGCATATGGCCATAGGTTGCCCAACCCTGCTCTACTTGGTGATCTATAGAATAATgttgagtgtaaaaaaaaaagaaaaaggaggggATTATTAAGAGGAAAGTCTCTCGTTGAATCTAACACTTTCAAATGTGGCATGTACATCAAATTATACAAGACGTGTGAGTGCAGCATTACAACAGGTACACTGGGGGGCACTCACTGTGCTTGAAAAGCATCCAGCAAGA contains:
- the gpr12 gene encoding G-protein coupled receptor 12; protein product: MSEEPPATPSWLSPEPTAWASGGGPTDNASVPATFPAEESLSPRQLPLLINPWDIVLCTSGTLIACENALVVLVIWQNPALRAPMFLLIGSLALADLLAGLGLVLHFTCAYLLQSDSAQLLTVGLVVASFSASVFSLLAITIDRYLSLYYALTYNSERTAAFTYTMLVLLWGLSLCLGLLPVTGVNCLAEEATCSVVRPLTKNNIAVLSVSFLLLFGLMLQLYVQICKIVMRHAHQIALQHHFLAASPHYVTTRKGVSTLAIILGTFAACWMPFTVYSLIADYTYPPLYTYATLVPATYNSVINPVIYAFRNQEIQKALWLVCCGCVPASVAQRARTPSDV